A stretch of DNA from Microcoleus sp. AS-A8:
CATAAGTATAAATACTCGATCTTCCCCGATAGACCTATTTATCTCCTATATAGGTCTCATTTATACCCCAATAGCTGATCCAGCACAAGACACATTTAGACCCCAATTAGGTCTCATTTAGTACCTATTTCACCTTTTGTGCTAGAGCAAGCTGATGCCAACGGCTGAATGGCTTTCCCAGAGAACGATTGAATGTAGCGATTGTATCGATACCTCCGCTACATTTGTTGGGGCTGTCACAAGAGTCGGCCAAAATCTAGCACAAGGGTGACATACTGCGACAAGCTGTGACATGGGGTTGTCACAATCACTCCAGCTAGAGCGCATTCAATTTCTTTTCTTATAATTGCTATAACTCAGAAAACTTCATCGTTGTTGAACTCGACTTCTGACAAGAACTGTGTCAAAAACGGTCGGACACTGTTGGCGAATGTAAAACCGTCACATTGCGCCAACAGTATCGACGGCTACTCACGCCCCCTCTTCAAGTGTGGAGTTAACCAGTGGCTGACCCTGCGACAACAATCCGCGTTTAGTGTCGTACTCAATGGGTGAGTGACTCCCCCAAGTCGAAGCTGTATGCACAGTAAAGAGTTTTGGTGTCTGTGTTGGCACCAAAGCCACAGGGATTTTTTCTCCCGACGCGGTTGCTATTAGGCTGTGTGTAGGCTTAAAGCTAAGAAGTGTTTCTTCCGTGTTGCTGTGCTTCCCGGTTACAAGAGAGGAAGGAGTTATGGAAGGCTTTGGCTTTTTGGGTTGAGCCTTTTTTGGATTAGTGGCTTTAATGGTCTTAGCTTTTGGAGGGCGGCACTGTTCGCAGTACAGGGGTCTAGAGCCGAAAGTTTCTCGCACTGTGGGTGCAGAGCATTGTTTGCAGATGAACTTGAAGATGCGGGCGTGAATGAGTCTCGAATGAGCTTGTACAGTATACTCTCGAACAAAAACGTACTTGCTAGCCATTGTATGAACACACAATTCGATGATGTTTAAGCAGCCAGCCACTATTAATGAGTGGGTTTTAACTAGGCTAGAGGAAGATCGCCTTTGATTAAATACCAAGCGACGGAGAATGCTCCTGCCCAATGACCCAACAGTTCCAACTCCAACCCCCGCCCGACGACTTACGCACGCCCTTGGTGCAGTTAAAAGACCACTACGTGCATCAGATACAGAAGTACTTAACTATGCTGGCACTCGCTAAGGATAAGTTGGCCCATGTCGAAGCCTTGTTGGAAGGATGGTCAAGCGTTGAAGAACTACCACACCAGAACCCACGTTCTCCTATCCCGACAGCATCTAGCAGGGCTATCCCAGACAGCGTGGAGAGCGATTCGGGTGATGTTCGAGACAAAGATAGTTCCCTCATTAACGGTAATGGTAATGCCAGTGGTGCCGTCAAAGAGAATGGGGTTCCTCCTCATCAGGAGAATGGCGCATCTTCCCACACTTCAATAGAAGAGCCGTTTTCTCCAACTCTGTTAGAGCGCTTCATTGATACTCTCGATACCTCCACCCGTACTCTGCTAAGTTTCTGTGTTGACTCAAGGGGGATTGAAATAACTGACACCCCTTTTGGTGGTAAGACTTTATCTTTGGAGTGTCCCAACGACGCTGTGTTTCGCCGTCTCAAGCCGAAGTTACCGCGTCTAGTTTTCAAGTGGAATCAAGCAGTTAGTTCAAATAGCATTGTTGTGATTTCAATGGCTAAAAATCCTTTTGACCATAAGGGGTTGTCCTGGTCAAAAGAAGATTTAGCTCAACTTTCTTCTTTGGTGGATAAGGTAGTTGAAGTCAATGGGGTCACTTATACCCAACTGACAAACAATGACCGCTCCTGGTTAGCCATTGTGCCCCAATCGGTACTGACACCCCTCAAAAGTGATGAAAAAAAGTTTTTGATGCCACCTCAACCACCAACCACTACCAACACACTTGTCAATGGCGAGCGCAACAGTAGTAGTTCAATAGATGGGGGGCAACATGTGGAAATGCTTCCCCCTTATCAGGGAATGAATCGAATGGAGGCGCTCTCACTCCTGTTAACAGAACACTCTGGTACAGTGTTGCATCTTGGCTTTATTGTGCGTTCTCTTTACGGAGAATTAGAACCCTCACCGTTCAAAGTTATCAAGACCCGCGTGGGGAGTAGCTTGACACAGGGGGTAGAGCAGAAGTTGTGGGCGAGAGTAACTGACTCCCCTGGCTGTTACACTCTTGATTTGAAGTTGATAGAACCATAGGAACCCCCACCAGCTATTCGGTCGGGTTCTGGTGGGACAGTCACAACGCAACAGAAAGCTGCCTAAACGTACTTATAGGAGTTCGGTGGGATTGAGTTGGTCTAGAGAGACCCCTGGCACAATGCCAATCAGCTCATTAGTCGTCTGAGGAGCCGTAGGAGAAAGACCCGTGTCTGTAGCTAATGCCCCAGGCTGATAAGAACTTACTGAACCATGTGGCACAATTGTGTCTTCCAGGTTGTTAAAGTCAGCAACAACCGCGTAGTCAGCCTGACCTGGGTCCAAGATGACGCCGTCATTATAGAATGCTGTGGTGGCATTCCCAGCCAAGAGTGGGTCGGCATCCATGCCACCGACGAGGGGAGCCATCTCACCACTTCCTGCATTGGCTGCATTGACACCCGTGAGGGAATCATTCCCCTCCAAACCTGTGAGAATGTCATTGCCCGTACCGCCAAGGAGAGAATCATTTCCAGCTTGACCAACCCCGAAGTCATTCCCCATAGTAGTAGCGTTAGTCGGGAGAGCACCTCCAAACTCAATGGCTCCGACATCGATCATTCCGTCACTACGGGCTGAACCCAGCCCATCGGTGGTCAGACCAGCGATCGCTACCCCACTATTAATCGCGGCACTTCCTGCAAGCAGGAGATGGACTAGCTGACCGTTAATTTCTTGTAAAGGACCGAGTTGAGGGTCGGCAATGGTAATAGAATCCGTAGCATTGAAGTCGTTCGAGTTATTGGTCGATTTAGGAGGAAATTGGATATTACCCCCACCATCAGTGAGTAAACGGCTTGTTTGTTGCTGAATCCCCCAATTATTGTTTCCATTAGCCGCCGTGTTGTTGGCAAAAATGGTATTTTGCACCGTGACGGGTGAATCATTCGCGGCTATTCCACCGCCTACCCATCCAGCCCAATTGTTGGCAATGGTCGTGTTGATGATGTTCGTGGGACCGTAGAGTGCCATCGCTCCACCATTACCGCTATAGTCGGTAGCCGTTGCCTTGTTGCCAGAGAAGGTACTGTTAGTAATCGTGGTGGGTGCATCCATCATCCACAAACCACCCCCCTGATTAGCCGCTATATTGTTGGCAAACGAGGTGTTGTTCATGGTAAAGCCCTGGTTGGCTCCATTGCTCATTTGAACCACCGCACCCCCATTTCCATTATTTCCCCCTGGGAGTGCCAGAACTTCGTTGTTCTTGAACGTGCTGGATTCGAGCACAACTTTATCT
This window harbors:
- a CDS encoding calcium-binding protein, whose protein sequence is MSIITVTSIADNGTGSLRAAIAQSQSGDTIQFASTLANQTITLTSGELDIPVGKNLVIDGAGASGLTISGNNTSRILHLESTSVNPTSLTIKNLTLANGYTDEFGGAIRTEHQGQLTVENSQFKNNVAGLGGGAIFGAYEGTVTVSGSQFDSNTATAGNDERGGGAIATWGGIRTTVTDSTFTNNAGINGGAINNLAGELIIEGSTFINNSTIAATVATGQANPSLRGYGGAVYSDRGSDINNPTGIISITDSVFDGNKGRGEGGAAYLYSGNQDKVVLESSTFKNNEVLALPGGNNGNGGAVVQMSNGANQGFTMNNTSFANNIAANQGGGLWMMDAPTTITNSTFSGNKATATDYSGNGGAMALYGPTNIINTTIANNWAGWVGGGIAANDSPVTVQNTIFANNTAANGNNNWGIQQQTSRLLTDGGGNIQFPPKSTNNSNDFNATDSITIADPQLGPLQEINGQLVHLLLAGSAAINSGVAIAGLTTDGLGSARSDGMIDVGAIEFGGALPTNATTMGNDFGVGQAGNDSLLGGTGNDILTGLEGNDSLTGVNAANAGSGEMAPLVGGMDADPLLAGNATTAFYNDGVILDPGQADYAVVADFNNLEDTIVPHGSVSSYQPGALATDTGLSPTAPQTTNELIGIVPGVSLDQLNPTELL